In Sulfitobacter sp. W027, a single window of DNA contains:
- a CDS encoding VCBS repeat-containing protein: MRAIGAALFALIATSAAAETITAARYISPTGRYAHGILGDALEWGGLQLSLADGSARRFDLPRDHVFEDIAPRLVDVTGDGAPEVMVIETDMNRGAALAIYGPDGKITETPHIGQSNRWLAPIGAADLDGDGAVEIAYVDRPHLARVLRVWRFADGGLSEVAQMPGLTNHRIGESHISGGLRDCGAGPEMVLADADWQRVVGVTLKGGELAPRDIGPFEGAESFATALACE, translated from the coding sequence ATGCGGGCGATCGGCGCGGCACTGTTTGCGCTGATCGCGACCAGCGCCGCGGCGGAGACGATCACCGCCGCGCGCTATATCTCGCCCACCGGGCGCTACGCCCATGGCATTCTCGGCGACGCGCTGGAATGGGGCGGGTTGCAGTTGTCCTTGGCGGACGGAAGCGCACGGCGTTTCGATTTGCCCCGTGACCATGTATTCGAAGATATCGCCCCTCGGCTGGTCGATGTGACCGGCGACGGCGCGCCCGAAGTCATGGTGATTGAGACCGACATGAACCGAGGTGCGGCGCTGGCGATCTATGGCCCTGATGGTAAAATCACCGAAACCCCGCATATCGGCCAGAGCAACCGTTGGTTGGCACCCATAGGCGCCGCCGATCTCGACGGTGACGGTGCGGTTGAGATTGCCTATGTCGACCGCCCCCATCTGGCGCGGGTGCTGCGGGTCTGGCGCTTTGCCGATGGCGGACTCAGCGAAGTGGCCCAAATGCCGGGGCTGACCAATCATCGAATCGGCGAGTCCCATATCTCAGGCGGCCTCCGCGATTGCGGTGCCGGGCCGGAAATGGTGCTGGCGGATGCGGATTGGCAGCGCGTGGTGGGGGTCACCCTGAAGGGTGGGGAGCTTGCGCCGCGCGACATCGGCCCTTTTGAGGGGGCCGAAAGCTTTGCCACGGCACTTGCCTGTGAATAG